Sequence from the Hamadaea flava genome:
GCTCTGGCACGTCACCCTGCCCGGGCTGCGCAGCGTGATCGTCCTGCTGCTCATCCTCAAGCTCGGCGACGTGCTGACCGTCGGATTCGAACAGATCCTGCTGCAACAGAACGCGGTCGGCGTCGACGCCTCAGAAGTGCTCGACACCTACGTCTACAACAACAGCGTCATAGCCGGGAACTGGGGCGCGAGCGCGGCCGTCGGGCTGGTCAAGGGCGTCATCGGGGTGGGCCTGGTCCTCACGGCCAACAAGATCGCCCACATGTTCGGCGAGCGCGGGGTCTACCAGTGACGGCCACGGCCCGGAATAGTCGCGTACGAGAGGAGAACATCGTGAGCGCGAGCTCGGTGGCGAACAAGCGGCCGGCGGTGATCAGCCGGGCCGCCGGACGGCGGTACCGCGCGGCCGGTCCGGGTAGCACCCCCGCGTCGATACCCGCCCGCGCCGCCAAGGGACTGCTGCTGCTGATCGCCTGCGCAGTCGTGGTGATGCCGTTCATCGCGGTGGTCTCCACCAGCCTGGCCGACGACCGGCAGGTCAGCCAGGCCGGCGGACTGGTGCTGTGGCCGGAGCGGCCGTCGTTCGACGCGTACCGGGCCATCTTCGCCGGTGGCGTGGTGTCCCGGGCGCTGCTGGTGTCCGTCGGCATCACCGTCGTCGGCACGCTGCTCAGCCTCGCCTGCACCACCCTGCTGGCGTACGCGTTGTCCCGGCCGGGCAGCTTCGGCAGCAAGCCGCTGCTGATGATGGTGCTGTTCACCCTGCTCTTCACGCCCGGCATGATCCCCAGCTACCTGATGGTCAAAGAGCTGCACCTGCTCAACTCGTACTGGGCCCTGATCGTCCCGGCGCTCATCAACGGCTTCAACGTCGTGGTGATGCGGTCGTTCTTCCTGGACCTGCCGCAGGAACTGCTCGACGCGGCGCGCATCGACGGCGCCGGCGAGTGGCAGATGCTGCGCCGGGTGGTCATGCCGCTGTCCAAGGCGGTGATCGCCGTGGTCGGACTGTTCTACGCCGTCGCCTATTGGAACAACTATTTCTCGGCGCTGCTCTACATCAGCGACGCCACCAAGTGGCCGGTACAGCTGGTCCTGCGCACGTACGTGGTCGACGGGTCCACCATCGGGGTCGACAGCAGCCAGATCACCGGCGTGATCCCGCCACCGCAGCAGTCCCTCCAGATGGCCATCCTGGTGGTCTCGTTGCTGCCCATCGTCGTGCTCTACCCCTTCCTGCAACGCCACTTCGCCAAGGGCATCCTGATCGGTGCCGTGAAAGGCTGACTTGAGATGAACGCTCCGGTACGCATCGCCATCCTCGGCGCCGGCGGGCGTGGCAGCAGCTACGCCCAA
This genomic interval carries:
- a CDS encoding carbohydrate ABC transporter permease; this encodes MSASSVANKRPAVISRAAGRRYRAAGPGSTPASIPARAAKGLLLLIACAVVVMPFIAVVSTSLADDRQVSQAGGLVLWPERPSFDAYRAIFAGGVVSRALLVSVGITVVGTLLSLACTTLLAYALSRPGSFGSKPLLMMVLFTLLFTPGMIPSYLMVKELHLLNSYWALIVPALINGFNVVVMRSFFLDLPQELLDAARIDGAGEWQMLRRVVMPLSKAVIAVVGLFYAVAYWNNYFSALLYISDATKWPVQLVLRTYVVDGSTIGVDSSQITGVIPPPQQSLQMAILVVSLLPIVVLYPFLQRHFAKGILIGAVKG